A window from Candidatus Angelobacter sp. encodes these proteins:
- a CDS encoding ATP-binding protein — protein sequence MGLRARLLLLVLVPTIPALLLALYTNLELRRSGVARVEKDAVRVVQLTAASQNGLIEATRQHLAGISRLPQARGNDLAAFNAFFSGMPKLYTNYLDFGLIETNGDLVACTFGRRGPTNLADRPHLQRVLKTRDLAIGEYQAGGSTNHPSLPFGYPVLDEKGNLARVVYAALDLAVLNKSIVTSQLPQGGIVQVFDHSGHVLGRYPEPEKWIGRSVSDSPIFSTILDKGEGAVEMTGLDDVPRLYAFTSIRNGSQANLFVSVGIPTLLAYAETKHLLLVNLAILGGIAVLAMIAALVYANRYVLYPVRTLADTTRRVAAGDLSARTGIGSATGELPQLARAFDEMTANLQHQRNEINDLNATLERRVEERTTQLEVLNKELEAFSYSVSHDLRAPLRHISGYVEMLRQESGSALTKDGHRFLEVISQAARQMAALIDDLLAFSRMSRVELRRRVIRTDELINEVLQETKRDTEGRNIEWAIESLPEVFVDRAAMKQVWANLLSNAVKYTRGREPARVEIGCRANGTETEFYVRDNGAGFDMQYADKLFGVFQRLHQADEFEGTGIGLANVRRIVSRHGGRTWAEGRVGEGATFYFTLPNVGKE from the coding sequence ATGGGACTTCGCGCACGCCTGCTTCTCCTTGTTCTGGTGCCGACGATTCCGGCGTTGTTGCTGGCGCTCTATACGAATTTGGAACTGCGGCGGTCAGGAGTCGCCAGGGTCGAGAAGGATGCCGTGAGAGTGGTGCAACTAACAGCCGCGAGCCAGAACGGCTTGATCGAAGCGACCCGCCAGCATCTCGCCGGAATATCCCGCCTCCCTCAAGCCCGGGGAAACGACCTCGCGGCGTTCAACGCGTTTTTCAGCGGCATGCCCAAACTCTATACCAACTACCTTGATTTTGGCCTGATCGAAACGAATGGCGATCTGGTCGCCTGCACCTTCGGTCGCCGTGGCCCGACCAATCTGGCTGACCGACCCCATCTGCAGCGGGTTCTCAAGACTCGTGATCTGGCCATCGGTGAATATCAGGCCGGCGGAAGCACGAACCACCCGAGCCTACCCTTTGGTTATCCGGTGCTCGACGAAAAAGGCAACCTGGCGCGCGTGGTTTATGCCGCGCTCGATCTGGCCGTGCTGAACAAATCCATTGTCACGTCCCAACTCCCCCAAGGGGGCATCGTCCAGGTTTTCGACCACAGCGGCCACGTCCTGGGCCGTTACCCGGAGCCGGAAAAATGGATCGGCCGGTCGGTATCCGACTCGCCCATATTTTCGACCATACTGGACAAGGGAGAGGGTGCCGTCGAAATGACGGGGCTCGACGACGTGCCCAGGCTATACGCGTTCACCAGCATCCGTAATGGTTCGCAGGCAAACCTGTTCGTCAGCGTGGGGATCCCAACGCTGCTGGCTTATGCGGAGACGAAGCACCTTTTGCTGGTTAACCTCGCCATTTTGGGCGGGATCGCAGTGCTGGCAATGATTGCCGCCCTGGTTTATGCGAACCGATACGTGCTGTATCCCGTTCGAACGCTGGCCGACACGACCCGGCGGGTCGCAGCAGGAGATTTGAGTGCCCGCACCGGCATCGGCAGCGCCACCGGAGAGCTGCCCCAGTTGGCGCGGGCATTCGACGAAATGACCGCGAATCTGCAACACCAGCGCAATGAAATCAACGATCTGAACGCCACTCTCGAACGGAGGGTCGAAGAGCGCACGACGCAATTGGAAGTTTTGAACAAGGAGCTGGAGGCATTTTCCTATTCGGTGTCCCACGATCTGCGGGCGCCGCTTCGCCACATCAGCGGATACGTCGAAATGCTCCGGCAGGAGTCGGGTTCTGCATTGACCAAAGACGGACACCGCTTCCTGGAGGTCATTTCACAGGCCGCCAGGCAGATGGCCGCGTTAATCGATGACCTCCTGGCTTTCTCCCGAATGAGCCGCGTCGAACTGCGTCGAAGAGTGATTCGGACCGACGAGTTGATCAACGAAGTGCTCCAGGAAACGAAACGGGATACCGAGGGAAGGAATATTGAATGGGCCATCGAATCGTTGCCCGAGGTGTTTGTTGACCGGGCCGCGATGAAACAGGTCTGGGCCAACCTCCTGTCCAACGCCGTGAAATACACCCGGGGACGGGAACCGGCGCGCGTGGAGATTGGCTGTCGCGCCAACGGAACTGAAACCGAGTTTTACGTGCGCGACAACGGCGCCGGATTTGACATGCAGTATGCCGACAAACTCTTCGGCGTGTTCCAACGCCTGCATCAGGCGGACGAGTTTGAAGGCACGGGGATCGGACTGGCCAACGTGCGGCGAATCGTTTCCCGCCATGGCGGGCGGACCTGGGCCGAGGGCAGAGTCGGTGAGGGAGCGACTTTTTATTTCACACTTCCCAATGTCGGAAAGGAATAA
- a CDS encoding response regulator: MNPLKPILLVEDSPNDVEMTLSALKQHKLSNEVSVARDGVEALDYLYRRGKFQDRPAGHPIVVFLDLKMPRVDGLEVLRQMKNDADLRIIPVVMLTSSREESDLVESYKLGVNAYVVKPVGFQQFVDAIGQLGMFWAVLNEPPPERGVPG; encoded by the coding sequence ATGAACCCGTTGAAACCAATTCTACTGGTGGAGGACAGTCCCAATGATGTCGAAATGACGTTGTCGGCTTTGAAGCAACACAAATTAAGCAACGAGGTTTCGGTGGCGCGCGACGGCGTGGAGGCGTTGGATTATCTTTACCGGCGCGGAAAATTTCAGGACCGGCCCGCCGGCCACCCGATCGTGGTGTTTTTGGATTTGAAGATGCCGAGAGTCGATGGGTTGGAAGTGTTGCGCCAGATGAAAAACGACGCGGACCTCAGGATCATTCCGGTGGTCATGCTGACTTCCTCACGGGAGGAATCCGACCTGGTTGAAAGCTACAAGCTTGGCGTGAATGCTTACGTGGTCAAGCCGGTGGGCTTTCAACAATTCGTGGATGCGATAGGTCAATTGGGAATGTTTTGGGCGGTGCTGAACGAGCCGCCGCC